The following proteins are co-located in the Lagenorhynchus albirostris chromosome 2, mLagAlb1.1, whole genome shotgun sequence genome:
- the SSR2 gene encoding translocon-associated protein subunit beta → MRLLAFLVLALFAVTQAEEGARLLASKSLLNRYAVEGRDLTLQYNIYNVGSSAALDVELSDDSFPPEDFGIVSGMLNVKWDRIAPASNVSHTVVLRPLKAGYFNFTSATITYLAQEDGPVVIGFTSAPGQGGILAQREFDRRFSPHFLDWAAFGVMTLPSIGIPLLLWYSSKRKYDTPKTKKN, encoded by the exons ATGAGGCTGCTGGCATTCCTGGTGTTGGCTCTATTTGCTGTCACTCAAGCAGAGGAAGGAGCCAGGCTTTTGGCCTCCAAATCACTGCTGAACAGATATGCCGTGGAGGGGCGAGACCTGACCTTACAGTACAACATCTACAATGTTGGCTCAAG TGCTGCATTAGATGTGGAATTATCTGATGATTCCTTCCCTCCAGAAGACTTTGGCATTGTCTCTGGAATGCTCAACGTCAAATGGGACCGAATTGCTCC TGCTAGCAACGTTTCCCACACCGTGGTCCTGCGCCCTCTCAAGGCTGGTTATTTCAACTTCACCTCAGCAACTATTACTTATCTGGCCCAGGAGGATGGGCCCGTTGTG attggctttacCAGTGCACCCGGACAGGGAGGAATCCTGGCTCAGAGGGAGTTTGATAGGAGATTCTCCCCCCATTTT CTGGACTGGGCAGCCTTCGGGGTCATGACTCTCCCTTCCATCGGCATCCCCCTGCTGTTGTGGTATTCCAGCAAGAGGAAATATGACACCCCCAAAACCAAGAAGAACTGA